One Streptomyces mobaraensis NBRC 13819 = DSM 40847 DNA segment encodes these proteins:
- a CDS encoding carbohydrate ABC transporter permease, which translates to MPASRESRENPVHDALVRAGRALRLTLLIALAALFLVPFYLLLRNGLASESDITAPDWTFFPRALHWSNVRELFDDPNVPMAHALLNSTLIAVATTAGTLVLASLAGYGLARIPYRHANAVFYAILGTLMVPAAVTFVPSFVLVSSLGWVSTLRGLIVPTLFSAFACFVFRQYFLGFPRELEDAAQVDGLGYWRTYWRVVVPNSRPVFAAVGTIVFIGAWNAFLWPLVIGQDRDAWTVQVALSTLNNAQTVNLHELFVAAAVSIVPLLVVFLFLQRYIVAGVERSGIDD; encoded by the coding sequence GTGCCCGCATCCCGTGAGAGCCGCGAGAACCCCGTCCACGACGCCCTCGTCCGCGCCGGCCGCGCGCTGCGGCTGACGCTGCTGATCGCGCTGGCCGCGCTGTTCCTGGTCCCGTTCTACCTGCTGCTGCGGAACGGGCTCGCCTCCGAGAGCGACATCACCGCCCCCGACTGGACGTTCTTCCCCCGCGCGCTGCACTGGTCGAACGTCCGGGAGCTGTTCGACGACCCGAACGTGCCGATGGCGCACGCGCTCCTCAACTCCACGCTGATCGCGGTCGCCACGACCGCCGGCACGCTGGTGCTCGCCTCGCTCGCGGGATACGGCCTGGCCCGCATCCCGTACCGGCACGCGAACGCCGTCTTCTACGCGATCCTGGGCACCCTGATGGTGCCGGCCGCCGTCACCTTCGTGCCCTCGTTCGTGCTGGTGTCGTCGCTGGGCTGGGTCTCCACGCTGCGCGGCCTGATCGTGCCCACCCTGTTCAGCGCCTTCGCCTGCTTCGTCTTCCGGCAGTACTTCCTGGGATTCCCGCGGGAGTTGGAGGACGCGGCCCAGGTGGACGGGCTGGGGTACTGGCGGACGTACTGGCGCGTCGTCGTCCCCAACTCGCGGCCGGTCTTCGCCGCCGTCGGCACGATCGTCTTCATCGGCGCCTGGAACGCGTTCCTGTGGCCGCTGGTCATCGGCCAGGACCGGGACGCGTGGACGGTCCAGGTGGCCCTGTCGACCCTGAACAACGCGCAGACGGTCAACCTGCACGAGCTGTTCGTGGCGGCGGCCGTCTCGATCGTGCCGCTGCTGGTGGTGTTCCTGTTCCTCCAGCGGTACATCGTGGCGGGCGTGGAACGGTCGGGGATCGACGACTGA
- a CDS encoding oxidoreductase, protein MTNGWTPDDMPDQKGRTAVVTGANSGIGFVTSRELARRGARVVLACRDETRGRAAEDLLRQQVPGADVRLARLDLADLASVRSFAAELPEERLDLLIDNAGVMALPQRRTVDGFEMQFGTNHLGHFALTGLLLPRLRNAGYGARVVVVSSFMHVMGTVDPRDPQLDRGYRRWTAYARSKSANLLFVHELARRLAADGSPVVAAAAHPGFAATGLQTAAVRMEGRQRAERIVAGATRLVAQSAEHGALPTLYAATAEGIRQDDFIGPGGPLMRGAPARSPRAPWTRDAVASAGLWRLSERLTGVRYGGPAGV, encoded by the coding sequence ATGACGAACGGCTGGACGCCGGACGACATGCCCGACCAGAAGGGCCGGACGGCCGTGGTGACCGGCGCCAACAGCGGCATCGGATTCGTCACCTCGCGCGAGCTGGCCCGGCGCGGCGCACGCGTGGTGCTGGCCTGCCGGGACGAGACGCGCGGCAGAGCCGCCGAGGACCTGCTGCGGCAGCAGGTGCCCGGCGCGGACGTCCGGCTGGCCCGGCTCGACCTCGCCGACCTGGCGTCGGTGCGCTCCTTCGCCGCGGAGCTGCCCGAGGAGCGGCTCGACCTGCTGATCGACAACGCCGGGGTGATGGCCCTGCCGCAGCGGCGCACGGTCGACGGCTTCGAGATGCAGTTCGGCACCAACCACCTGGGCCACTTCGCGCTGACCGGGCTGCTGCTGCCGCGGCTGCGGAACGCCGGGTACGGGGCCCGGGTGGTCGTCGTCTCCAGCTTCATGCACGTCATGGGCACGGTCGACCCGCGCGACCCACAGCTCGACCGGGGCTACCGCCGGTGGACCGCCTACGCCCGCTCCAAGAGCGCCAACCTCCTCTTCGTCCACGAACTCGCCCGCCGCCTCGCCGCCGACGGCTCCCCGGTCGTCGCCGCGGCGGCCCACCCCGGCTTCGCGGCGACCGGGCTCCAGACGGCCGCGGTGCGGATGGAGGGGCGGCAGCGCGCCGAGCGCATCGTGGCCGGCGCCACCCGGCTGGTCGCGCAGAGCGCGGAGCACGGTGCTCTGCCGACGCTGTACGCCGCGACGGCGGAGGGGATCCGGCAGGACGACTTCATCGGTCCCGGCGGCCCGCTGATGCGGGGTGCGCCCGCACGGTCGCCGCGCGCCCCCTGGACGCGGGACGCCGTGGCGTCGGCGGGGTTGTGGCGGTTGTCGGAGCGGCTGACGGGGGTGCGGTACGGGGGGCCGGCGGGGGTGTGA
- a CDS encoding APC family permease gives MSTPAHTEERLDGTGEEPPDTKAGHEGLREEQHRLTALQGLAALSLDAMASVAYGPESIVLVLAAAGAHGLGCTLPVTLAIAALLAVLVASYRQVIAAFPDGGGSYAVAKRHLGRRTSLVTAASLVLDYVLNVAVSVTAGVAALTSAFPGLHPHRLWICLGVLALVTGVNLRGIAESAKAFIIPTAVFVGSILTMIVVGLFRDAPASTEAAAGHASALGSDATTVGALLLLKAFAAGCSALTGVEAVANAVPSFRAPRARRAQRTEVALGALLGAMLIGLSVLIGRFHLQPVEGVTVLAQLADASLGHNWAFYVVQFATVVLLALAANTSFGGLPVLMSLLARDNYLPHVFSLKADRQVHRHGVLALAAVSALLLVFSGGDVNTLVPLFAIGVFVGFTVCQVGMVRHWRLERSSGWRGKALLNGFGALLTGVSAVVVTATKFSEGAWLIVLALPLMVLVFEAVHRAYTRIGDGLALGRVPEPPRRCHSVVVVPVSSLSRLTSKALTAAVSLGDEVVAVTVAPPDAEGRRAVESLRRDWDLWRPGVELVELPAPDRALGRPIVDYVQEVADRHPDNRVIVLIPEVEPARLWQRLLQNQRGAVVAHAVRRDTDAVICRLRFRVG, from the coding sequence ATGTCCACGCCGGCCCACACGGAAGAACGGCTCGACGGGACCGGCGAGGAACCGCCGGATACGAAGGCCGGGCACGAGGGCCTTCGGGAGGAACAGCACCGGCTCACCGCCCTCCAGGGCCTGGCCGCGCTGTCGCTCGACGCGATGGCCTCCGTCGCGTACGGCCCCGAGTCGATCGTCCTGGTGCTGGCCGCGGCCGGCGCCCACGGCCTGGGCTGCACCCTGCCCGTCACCCTCGCCATCGCGGCCCTGCTCGCCGTGCTCGTCGCCTCCTACCGGCAGGTCATCGCCGCCTTCCCGGACGGCGGCGGCTCGTACGCGGTGGCCAAGCGCCACCTCGGCCGCCGCACCTCCCTCGTCACGGCCGCCTCACTGGTCCTGGACTACGTGCTGAACGTGGCGGTCTCCGTCACCGCCGGCGTCGCCGCCCTCACCTCCGCCTTCCCCGGCCTCCACCCCCACCGGCTGTGGATCTGCCTGGGCGTCCTGGCGCTGGTCACGGGGGTGAACCTGCGGGGCATCGCGGAGTCGGCGAAGGCGTTCATCATCCCGACCGCCGTCTTCGTCGGCTCGATCCTCACCATGATCGTCGTCGGGCTGTTCCGGGACGCGCCCGCGAGCACCGAGGCCGCCGCCGGGCACGCGTCCGCGCTGGGCTCCGACGCGACCACGGTCGGCGCCCTGCTGCTGCTCAAGGCGTTCGCCGCCGGCTGCTCCGCCCTCACCGGCGTCGAGGCCGTGGCCAACGCCGTGCCCTCCTTCCGCGCCCCGCGCGCCCGCCGCGCCCAGCGCACGGAGGTGGCACTCGGCGCGCTCCTGGGCGCGATGCTGATCGGCCTGTCGGTCCTCATCGGGCGTTTCCACCTCCAGCCGGTGGAGGGCGTCACCGTGCTCGCCCAGCTGGCGGACGCCTCGCTCGGCCACAACTGGGCCTTCTACGTCGTGCAGTTCGCCACCGTCGTCCTGCTGGCGCTGGCCGCCAACACCTCCTTCGGCGGGCTGCCCGTCCTGATGAGCCTCCTCGCCCGGGACAACTACCTGCCCCACGTCTTCTCCCTCAAGGCCGACCGCCAGGTGCACCGGCACGGCGTCCTCGCGCTGGCCGCCGTCTCGGCGCTGCTGCTGGTCTTCTCCGGCGGCGACGTCAACACGCTGGTGCCGCTGTTCGCGATCGGCGTGTTCGTCGGCTTCACCGTCTGCCAGGTGGGGATGGTCCGGCACTGGCGGCTGGAACGGTCGTCCGGGTGGCGCGGCAAGGCCCTGCTGAACGGTTTCGGCGCGCTGCTCACCGGGGTGTCGGCGGTCGTCGTCACGGCGACGAAGTTCTCGGAGGGCGCCTGGCTCATCGTCCTGGCCCTCCCCCTGATGGTGCTGGTCTTCGAGGCCGTCCACCGCGCGTACACCCGGATCGGCGACGGGCTGGCGCTGGGCCGGGTGCCGGAGCCGCCCCGCCGCTGCCACTCCGTCGTCGTCGTGCCCGTCTCGTCCCTCTCGCGCCTCACCAGCAAGGCGCTGACCGCCGCCGTTTCTCTCGGCGACGAGGTCGTCGCCGTGACCGTCGCTCCGCCCGACGCGGAGGGGCGGCGTGCCGTCGAATCGCTGCGGCGCGACTGGGATCTGTGGAGGCCGGGCGTCGAGCTGGTCGAACTCCCCGCCCCGGACCGGGCGCTGGGGCGCCCTATCGTCGACTACGTTCAGGAGGTCGCCGACCGCCACCCCGACAACCGGGTCATCGTCCTCATCCCGGAGGTGGAACCGGCCCGGCTGTGGCAGCGGTTGCTGCAGAACCAGCGGGGGGCGGTGGTCGCGCACGCGGTGCGGCGGGATACGGACGCGGTGATCTGCCGGCTGCGGTTCCGGGTGGGCTGA
- a CDS encoding glycosyltransferase family 2 protein yields MPGPDVTVIIAAYNAMPYVTRSVTSVLDQTLGADRIELIVVDDGSTDGTAAELDRLADGAPCMRVIHQPNSGGPAGPRNLGLDRATGRHVFFLDADDHLGPEALERMVAAADKNGSDVVLGRIVGEGGRRAPTSMFGRNQPKTDVFSSRVYWTLNPMKLFRRELIDRLGLRFETGLSIGEDQPFTATAYLEAAAISVVADYDCLYWVAREDGNNITAQPHGTRMRMDLFRMMTELVAQHTEPGERRDVLMHRHFAVELRDAVLQLCREPYRDTQDALLKELGELIEPYYHEGLAARLPAMVRLRCHLIREGLLDELLTVVRWELDRGAASYGITTLAATAAQGPDIRTEDGRAYAEYPYFRDSTLNIPDDCYDITSELRVRHFLETAEFEGGTLRLAGHAYVHRIAGEVTAELLVRKRGSAVEHRLPVRHVPTPDLGADEDGGQFRHPDAGFDVTVDLATAAGGAPLGPGLWDFTLAVDAQGVRKEARLGSRRAETVTSETVTVVTGEGTAAALFTTKPYGNLSLDVGETRHRVLPHLSVDRASWAEEGSADLAVTGRCTLSGWPAGALTLRATEVSTGAVRSVPVAPGSDGAFSVRYDCAASPGEWRFELRLSAGAGEWAVPVPPGRLAAARWQRFGLPWYAKVVEGRDVLVVRVGRVELLKGVRGRLKRR; encoded by the coding sequence ATGCCCGGCCCGGACGTCACGGTCATCATCGCCGCGTACAACGCCATGCCGTACGTGACCCGCAGTGTCACGTCCGTGCTCGACCAGACCCTGGGGGCCGACCGGATCGAGCTGATCGTCGTCGACGACGGTTCCACCGACGGCACCGCCGCCGAGCTGGACCGGCTCGCGGACGGCGCGCCCTGCATGCGCGTGATCCACCAGCCGAACTCCGGCGGCCCCGCCGGCCCGCGCAACCTCGGCCTGGACCGGGCCACCGGCCGCCACGTCTTCTTCCTGGACGCCGACGACCACCTCGGTCCTGAGGCCCTGGAACGCATGGTCGCCGCCGCCGACAAGAACGGCTCCGACGTCGTCCTCGGCCGGATCGTCGGCGAGGGCGGCCGCCGCGCGCCCACCTCCATGTTCGGCCGGAACCAGCCGAAGACCGACGTGTTCTCGTCCCGCGTCTACTGGACGCTCAACCCGATGAAGCTGTTCCGGCGCGAGCTGATCGACCGGCTCGGCCTGCGCTTCGAGACCGGCCTGTCGATCGGCGAGGACCAGCCGTTCACCGCGACCGCGTACCTGGAGGCCGCGGCGATCTCCGTCGTCGCCGACTACGACTGCCTGTACTGGGTGGCCCGCGAGGACGGCAACAACATCACCGCGCAGCCGCACGGCACCCGGATGCGTATGGACCTGTTCCGGATGATGACGGAGCTGGTCGCACAGCACACCGAACCGGGCGAGCGGCGCGACGTCCTGATGCACCGTCACTTCGCCGTCGAGCTGCGCGACGCCGTCCTCCAGCTCTGCCGCGAGCCCTATCGCGACACACAGGACGCGCTCCTCAAGGAACTCGGCGAGCTGATCGAGCCGTACTACCACGAGGGACTGGCCGCCCGGCTGCCCGCCATGGTCCGGCTGCGCTGCCACCTCATCCGTGAGGGGCTGCTCGACGAGCTCCTCACCGTCGTCCGCTGGGAGCTGGACCGGGGCGCCGCCAGCTACGGCATCACCACGCTCGCCGCCACCGCCGCCCAGGGCCCCGACATCCGCACCGAGGACGGCCGCGCGTACGCGGAGTACCCCTACTTCCGCGACTCCACGCTCAACATCCCCGACGACTGCTACGACATCACCTCCGAACTGCGCGTCCGCCACTTCCTGGAGACCGCGGAGTTCGAGGGCGGCACGCTGCGGCTGGCCGGGCACGCGTACGTGCACCGAATAGCCGGCGAGGTCACCGCCGAACTGCTCGTGCGCAAGCGCGGCAGCGCCGTCGAGCACCGCCTCCCCGTGCGGCACGTTCCCACGCCGGACCTGGGCGCGGACGAGGACGGCGGGCAGTTCCGCCACCCGGACGCGGGCTTCGACGTGACCGTGGACCTCGCCACGGCGGCCGGCGGGGCGCCGCTCGGCCCCGGCCTGTGGGACTTCACCCTGGCGGTGGACGCCCAGGGCGTCAGGAAGGAAGCGCGCCTCGGCAGCCGGCGCGCGGAGACGGTCACCTCCGAGACGGTGACGGTGGTGACGGGAGAGGGCACGGCGGCGGCCCTCTTCACCACCAAGCCGTACGGGAACCTGTCGCTCGACGTGGGGGAGACGCGGCACCGCGTCCTGCCGCACCTGTCCGTGGACCGCGCGTCCTGGGCCGAGGAGGGCTCGGCCGACCTCGCCGTGACCGGCCGCTGCACCCTTTCCGGCTGGCCGGCCGGGGCGTTGACGCTGCGTGCCACCGAGGTGTCGACCGGCGCCGTGCGCTCGGTGCCCGTCGCGCCGGGCTCGGACGGCGCTTTCTCCGTGCGGTACGACTGCGCGGCCTCGCCGGGGGAGTGGCGCTTCGAGCTGCGGCTTTCGGCCGGGGCCGGGGAGTGGGCCGTTCCGGTCCCGCCGGGGCGGCTTGCCGCGGCGCGGTGGCAGCGGTTCGGGTTGCCGTGGTACGCGAAGGTGGTCGAGGGGCGGGATGTGTTGGTGGTGCGGGTGGGGAGAGTGGAGCTTTTGAAGGGGGTGCGGGGACGGTTGAAGCGGCGGTAG
- a CDS encoding carbohydrate ABC transporter permease: MPPAVLRSPKPKATRRQRNRTLWFWVFVGPFAVGLALFTYVPLGWSVVLSFFDAHNTVTPRDFAGLGNYRRILSDPEFRSSLTTFAVFSAIIVPATFALSLALALAVNRLRWAQAFFRSVFFLPTACSYVVAALVWKMSIFNGVRFGLANTVLGWFGAEPVAWLATTHPPWYWLVIGTVRLWLQTGFYMILFLAGLQRIPVRLYEAAALDGARPGWQTFRYITFPALRATSVAVALLLVINAFQAFDEFFNLLSDARGYPPYARPPLVYLYYTALGQGQDLGLGSAGAVVLALVIAVVTVVQARWSGLGRKEE, from the coding sequence ATGCCGCCGGCCGTCCTCCGGTCGCCCAAGCCGAAGGCCACCCGCCGGCAGCGGAACCGTACCCTCTGGTTCTGGGTCTTCGTCGGCCCCTTCGCCGTCGGTCTGGCGCTGTTCACCTACGTCCCGCTCGGCTGGAGCGTCGTCCTCAGCTTCTTCGACGCGCACAACACGGTCACGCCCCGCGACTTCGCCGGCCTCGGCAACTACCGCCGGATCCTGTCCGACCCGGAGTTCCGCTCCTCGCTGACCACCTTCGCGGTCTTCTCCGCGATCATCGTCCCGGCCACCTTCGCGCTCTCCCTCGCCCTGGCGCTGGCGGTCAACCGGCTGCGGTGGGCCCAGGCGTTCTTCCGCTCGGTCTTCTTCCTGCCGACCGCCTGCTCATACGTGGTGGCCGCCCTCGTCTGGAAGATGTCGATCTTCAACGGGGTGCGCTTCGGGCTGGCCAACACCGTCCTCGGCTGGTTCGGCGCCGAGCCCGTCGCCTGGCTGGCGACCACCCATCCGCCCTGGTACTGGCTGGTCATCGGCACGGTACGGCTCTGGCTCCAGACCGGCTTCTACATGATCCTGTTCCTGGCCGGGCTGCAGCGCATCCCCGTCCGGCTGTACGAGGCGGCGGCGCTCGACGGGGCCCGCCCCGGCTGGCAGACGTTCCGGTACATCACGTTCCCCGCGCTGCGCGCCACCTCGGTGGCGGTGGCGCTGCTGCTCGTCATCAACGCCTTCCAGGCGTTCGACGAGTTCTTCAACCTGCTGTCGGACGCGCGCGGCTACCCGCCGTACGCCCGGCCGCCGTTGGTCTACCTGTACTACACCGCGCTCGGCCAGGGCCAGGACCTGGGTCTGGGCAGCGCGGGGGCCGTCGTGCTGGCGCTGGTGATCGCGGTGGTGACGGTCGTCCAGGCGCGCTGGTCCGGCCTCGGCCGGAAGGAGGAGTGA
- a CDS encoding ArsR/SmtB family transcription factor, with protein MLRVHFTGLDLARLRLAGDPDVLWETVLSLHRLRDKQGESIYGDWRTETRTRLNSETRLLAPLVPPRGYFPDFLTPAEGVLGLETGVEALRATPADRIHDELGRLSTVRTLPAWIRSLAEGDARAFGKLITALHDYHEAAIAPYWAHIQARIEADRAIRGRALLDGGADALLSSLPPTMRWHAPVLECDYPVDRDLRLNGRGLLLVPSFFCRGNPVTLRNPDLTPVLVYPARHCAESAPPVQDAPRSLGKLVGQTRSAVLGSIGGGCTTSELARRVGVSAASASQHAGVLREAGLVLTLRHGSAVLHTLTPLGAALLRGGHRPQARRERPAFQERSPWAV; from the coding sequence GTGCTGCGTGTCCATTTCACTGGACTCGATCTGGCCCGGTTGCGCCTGGCCGGAGACCCGGACGTGCTCTGGGAAACCGTATTGAGTCTGCACCGGCTGCGGGACAAACAAGGCGAGTCGATCTACGGCGATTGGCGCACCGAAACCCGCACTCGGTTGAATAGTGAAACTCGGTTGCTGGCCCCGCTGGTTCCGCCCCGGGGCTATTTCCCGGACTTCCTGACACCGGCCGAAGGCGTACTCGGACTGGAGACCGGCGTGGAGGCGCTGCGCGCGACTCCGGCCGACCGGATCCACGACGAGCTGGGCCGGCTGTCCACGGTCCGCACCCTGCCCGCTTGGATACGATCGCTGGCCGAGGGCGACGCCCGGGCGTTCGGCAAGCTGATCACCGCCCTGCACGACTACCACGAGGCGGCCATCGCGCCGTACTGGGCGCACATCCAGGCGCGGATCGAGGCCGACCGCGCCATCCGCGGCCGGGCCCTCCTCGACGGCGGGGCGGACGCGCTGCTGTCCTCGTTGCCGCCCACCATGCGCTGGCACGCGCCGGTGCTGGAATGCGACTACCCGGTCGACCGCGACCTGCGCCTGAACGGGCGGGGCCTGTTGCTGGTGCCGTCCTTCTTCTGCCGTGGCAACCCCGTCACCCTGCGGAACCCGGACCTGACGCCCGTCCTCGTCTACCCGGCCAGGCACTGCGCGGAGTCCGCGCCTCCGGTGCAGGACGCGCCGCGCTCGCTGGGTAAGCTGGTGGGGCAGACCCGGTCGGCGGTGCTGGGCTCCATCGGCGGCGGCTGCACCACCAGTGAACTCGCCCGCCGCGTCGGGGTGTCGGCGGCCTCGGCCAGTCAGCACGCGGGCGTCCTGCGCGAGGCCGGCCTGGTGCTCACGCTGCGGCACGGCAGCGCCGTCCTGCACACCCTCACCCCGCTCGGCGCGGCCCTGCTGCGCGGCGGGCACCGGCCGCAGGCCCGGCGGGAGCGGCCGGCGTTCCAGGAGCGGTCGCCCTGGGCGGTTTGA
- a CDS encoding ABC transporter substrate-binding protein — MPITRRRLLAAGGGLALAGATAAACGSNTGRGGGGSGGGLSHWYHQYGEAGTEQAVRRYAAAYKKTRVSVQWRPGNYDQQTAAALLSGSGPDVFEVNGPTLDQILGGQVVDLTDLVKDVKDDFQQSVLAPKTHGGRIWGIPQTVDAQFLYYRKSLLDKAGVRPPRSLDELVDAARRLTDRRIKGLFLGNDGGAGVLGATPLYAAGLSPVTADGKVGFDDPAAARALAKIRRLYEDKSLLLGAPADWSDPSAFVQGLTAMQWSGLWALPQITKALGDDVGVLPFPADGPAGKPAVPVGAYAAAVSARSDRKEEAKEYVRWLWVEQTRYQEDFALSYGLHLPARISLARKADRLRRGPAAEASRYAAEHGHADPLLWTVASKVAYQDALSRIIKDGADPEGQLKAVVRTTEAELARVRKRS; from the coding sequence ATGCCGATCACCCGCAGAAGACTCCTCGCCGCCGGCGGCGGCCTCGCGCTCGCCGGCGCGACCGCCGCCGCGTGCGGCTCCAACACCGGTCGCGGAGGCGGCGGTTCCGGCGGTGGCCTGTCGCACTGGTACCACCAGTACGGGGAGGCCGGCACCGAGCAGGCGGTCCGGCGCTACGCCGCCGCGTACAAGAAGACCCGGGTCTCCGTCCAGTGGCGGCCGGGCAACTACGACCAGCAGACCGCCGCCGCCCTGCTCTCCGGCTCCGGCCCGGACGTGTTCGAGGTCAACGGCCCGACCCTCGACCAGATCCTCGGCGGTCAGGTCGTCGACCTCACCGACCTGGTCAAGGACGTCAAGGACGACTTCCAGCAGTCCGTCCTGGCACCCAAGACGCACGGCGGCCGGATCTGGGGCATCCCGCAGACCGTCGACGCCCAGTTCCTCTACTACCGCAAGAGCCTGCTCGACAAGGCGGGCGTCCGGCCGCCGCGCTCCTTGGACGAGCTGGTGGACGCCGCCCGGCGGCTCACCGACCGGCGGATCAAGGGCCTCTTCCTCGGCAACGACGGCGGCGCGGGCGTCCTCGGCGCGACCCCGCTGTACGCCGCCGGCCTCTCCCCCGTCACCGCCGACGGCAAGGTCGGTTTCGACGACCCGGCCGCCGCCCGCGCCCTCGCCAAGATCCGCCGGCTGTACGAGGACAAGTCGCTGCTGCTGGGCGCCCCCGCCGACTGGTCCGACCCGTCCGCCTTCGTCCAGGGCCTCACGGCCATGCAGTGGTCCGGACTCTGGGCACTGCCGCAGATCACCAAGGCGCTCGGCGACGACGTGGGGGTGCTGCCGTTCCCCGCCGACGGCCCGGCGGGCAAGCCGGCCGTGCCGGTCGGGGCGTACGCGGCGGCGGTCAGCGCGCGGAGCGACAGGAAGGAGGAGGCCAAGGAGTACGTCCGCTGGCTGTGGGTCGAACAGACCCGCTACCAGGAGGACTTCGCCCTCTCCTACGGCCTGCACCTGCCGGCCCGGATCTCCCTCGCCCGCAAGGCGGACCGGCTGCGGCGGGGGCCCGCCGCGGAGGCGTCCCGGTACGCGGCCGAACACGGCCACGCCGACCCTCTGCTGTGGACGGTCGCGAGCAAGGTCGCCTACCAGGACGCGCTGAGCCGGATCATCAAGGACGGCGCCGACCCGGAGGGGCAGCTCAAGGCGGTGGTGCGGACGACGGAGGCCGAACTCGCCCGCGTCCGGAAGAGGTCCTGA